cagcaagttcttttttgaccagaaatgacacaggtgtctcccaaaagataataagacgatgtacaagaggcatcattgtggaaaaaaatatttctcagcttttaattacatttgagcaaaaagtatcatgtccagaattattcatacccttctcaataatcaatagaaaagcctttattggctattacagcaatcaaacgcttcctataattgcagaccagctttttgaaTGTCTCCACAGGCACTTTTGCCCattcataagataagataagataagataagataacctttattagtcccacacgtgggaaatttgttttgtcacagcaggaagtggacagtgcaaaagttatgaagcaaaaattagaataaaataaaataagaataaatacagtacacaactgtacagaatagaataaaataaaatactatatacagtagaataaaatagaataaaatatacaataagataaaaatagaatacaaatgctatatacaactgagtaaaaatacaacgatgccagaaaagattattgcacattagtgttattgcacatgtgtcgatgtgtgtgtttgatcagttagcaatgagcaatgagctccaaatctttcaggttggagggtcttcttgccatcaccctgatctttagctccctccacagattctcaattggattcaagtcaggactctggctaggccactgcaaaacgttaatgttgttgtctgctaaccatttcttcaccacttttgctgtatgttttgggtcattgtcgtgctgaaatgtccactggttcccaaggccaagtttttctgcagactgcctgatgttgttgttgagaatcttcatgtattgctcttttttcatggtgctgtttactgtgattaggttccctggtccattggctgaaaaacacccccaaagcattacgttcccaccaccatgtttgacagtggggatggtgttctttgggttgaaggcttctctctttttttttttacgccaaatgaaggcaacatcattgtgaccaaataattcaatttttgtttcatctgaccataacactgaagaccagaaatcttcttccttgtccagatgagcatttgcaaaggccaaacgAGCTTTTGTGTGCCTTATCTGGAGAAGTGGCGTCCTCCTTGGTCTGTGTCCATGGAACCCAGCAGTGtgcagtgtccgttggactgtctgccttgagacattgccaccagcagagcccagattcaccagaatggccttgatggtgatccttggattcttttctttcacctctctcactatcctcctggccagcacaggtgtcacttttggcttccgaccacgtcctctgagattttccacagtgcggaacatcttgtattttttaatcatactttgcactgtagccactggaacttgaaaacatttggatatggccttgtagcccttTCCtgacttgtgagcagccacaatgcgcACCCGCAGgccctcactgagttcctttgtcttagccatgactgtccacaaaccacctgcaaagagctgctgtttttcacctgttgagttgattaaaacagctgttcccaattaatcagggtaattatgatgctttagaacagctttgactatttggaatggtatggaactttggattttcccagagactgtgacagtttgtgaagggtatgaataattctggacatgatactttttgctcaaatgtaaataaaagctgagaaattattttttttccacaatgatgcgtcttgtacgtcatcttattatcttttgggagatgcctgtgtcatttccggtcaaaaaagaacttgctagttgaataaaagtaactttaagtcagaatttgccaggggtatgaataattatgggcttgacTGTATATGCAAAGTAGTAGTCATGACAACAAACATGGAACACTGTCAAAAATCAAGTATCAACCCATGACAACTTTTAATTAATCTCCCAATACAAAATGACACACTTATTATAATAAGTAAATGGTAAAACCTAAAGCACCTACAATAACCTGACAACTGTTATGTTAATGTAAAGatactttaaattaattttggcCTTCAGCACTGAACAACTAAAATGCATCATCATCTTTATCTGGGATCATTTCAGTAAACACTCTTTTTATattgtttaaataattttatcaaACTTTAGCAAAAATGCCTCAATTTACCATGGAAGTCAAagcattcagagaaaaaaaaccaaactaaatttaagtatattttattaagcaagcatttatgtattttcataagtATCAATAATGTAATCAAGAAAGCACTTTGTGTCTGATATGTAGGTGAACTGAGGGCACATTTAGCAACTCAAAGCCTGCCAGTCCTCTTGCTACATAATCCACACAGTCTAATTATTAACCAAACCTAAGCATGGCGTGTCAGCCACTTGAAATTTGAAGTTTTCTGTTGAATTTTTAATTGCATTATTTTGTGTAACATGCACAAATTTTAAATCACTGATGATTACTTTTGGATtaaatagtttttgtttttgtttttaatcatgaATGCTGAAATTTGGACCAACAATTTTCAAAAtccaaaactcacaaaatgTGATTGcagagttttattttgtttttgttttttgcaatatttcatAGCATAGTGCTGTGTAAGACTTAAACAGCAACTaaaagaggtggtggtttaGAGGAAACAGATGTCATGataaccccaaacaaacaaacaaaacatataaaaattAAGGCCATCAGGTCATTCAAGGGGGCTTGGACTATTTCTAAACCGAAATGGGGTCAGATAATTGAACAAAATAAGTACAAACCTAAACCACCTACTCAAGTTCATTGGATCCTTTGCGTCATTTTGTGTAGAAACTACACGAGTGTAGTATTCACAGCCAAATGAGGGTTAGGTCTGTGTTTGAGGTTTTACAGTATCTTATGTTGTTGGTTCTCAGCTTTAACCATCTTCTACAAACAAAAGCTACAAGGGTAACTGACCTGAAAGCAGATGGAGCACACGTcattgtgctgctgcagctgctgagcTGTGGCTCTGGGCAGGGAGTTGATCTTCTTAGCTGCTTCCTGTCTGAGCAGGAAGCTCCTCCAGCCAGACTGAGCTCTGAGCCAAACGTTAAAATATGAGTGGATGATAATGACGGAGGCACCCATCCAGCTCCACTCTCCAAAGAGTGACTCCCAGGTGCCATAAGCCACCACGCACAGTGCCacaacaaactccaacacacgGCTGACGGCGTTCACCCAGTAGATCACTTCGTCCAGGCTCTCAATTGGGTCGCTGCGAAACAGCTCCACCATGAAGAGGGAGTAGATCAGCATAGTGCCTGTAACCTGGAATAAACAGTCATTGTTGTTTACATGTGCAAGTCAGCAGTCATCTTCCTCTCCCTGTATAAATCTATAGCTTCTGCCATGTTAACagcttctttgtttttcagtttgtgaAGGTGACCTTACATTATCTACTAAATGCCTTTTTCCATTTATAACTATAGGAGGTGTCATATTAGTGTTACTGCACAGGCGTACAGAAACAGGACGatatcacaaaaaacaaacaaaaaggtatTAACGATGTAGACATGCACTACGTTTGACCTCCAGTGGGGGGAGACAAAGTTATACATTTTTCACATTCAACACTGCATTGCTGGGACATGACTACACACATTTACAACTGGAACTAAATGGCAACAGTAgtagtcctgttttaaatgtcacagtaccGTAATTAAAGACAGTGATTTAAAAGCATATAAATAAACTAACCCTGTATTTCAGTTTCTGGAAAATCTGTTACCACAGCTGCATTTAAGATTGCTTCCTGAATGTATTCATAACTTAaaacacactaaaaaaaaaagaaaaaagaaaaaagagagagaacatAAATACTTCCTACCTGAAGGGATGTAAGCATGCAGCTGGATACCAGTATGAGGAGCCAGAAATCCATGTGGAAGAACTGGGAGATCTTGTAAGCCATAAACACTGGGAAAACCAGGAGAAGCAAACACATGCTGAGGCCACGGAAGTGTTTCCACAGACTCCTAGAAGCACATATGAAGAAGAAATTAATGAAAAGGGGAAtacactaaaaaaagaaaaaccactgTTGCTGCTCTTACCTGTTTCGTGATGCACCCAGTGCAAGAATAACTGGATCTGTTATTTCTATCATTGACTGCAGGGTTGAGGTCACCACGATAAAGAGGATGATGCTGAGGAGGAAGGTCCGCTGGAGTGCTTGCATATCCAATAGGCCTGTCTGAATGGCGAGGAGGAGCAGAGTGACGCCCTCAGTCACACCTCTGTGAACAAAAACGATCACGAATtaagattaaataaaaataaaggaggTATAACACAGAGATACAGCTTTACATTATCAGTTACCTGTGCATGACATTCTCATTCTGAACAGCGGCAAAACCTCCCAGGTAAAACTTGCATAGATTGAGCAGCCCCAGAGCCAGATAGGACACCATGAAGGTCAGACCCAAAAGAGAGTATGGTGTTGCACAACATTCAGAGACACTGTGGGGTTCAAGCAAATGAGAAACAGATGATAATGTTCATATTGTCAGGATTAAACATACACAAAATGAAGGGAATGTAATTAACACCTTCACACCTTGTGAGCAGGAAGAACATGATCCCCTGATGGGCTATTGAGGCGCCAGCGGACATGATGTCTGAGCACAGCTGGACAATGAATAGAATAAACCAGAAGACACTGAAGAGGACTGGGACAGCAAACTGGTTCCACAGAGAGATTCCCACACCCAGAAGTCTGTACAGCTCAATTAcctgaggaaaagaaacatgATAAGGTCaggaatgtaaaaaaaacctcaaataaAACCCCCCacagatttttacatttatattgttCATTAACTGGTTGTTTTCCAGTCTAGTATATAATCAAGACAACCAAAAGTATAATTTAGAAGTTTAGTATACTTAATAATAACCAAATAAAAGGTGATTGTGTCGACAGAAGACAAAAACAGTCCGGTATGAAAtacgaaaaataaaaaaaaaagtagaatatCAGAATAAGAGAACCTCCAGGTGAAGCAGCTCAGAGTAGGCAGCCCTTGCGAGACGGTATGGCACAAAGATATTTGACAGCAGGAACACGGTGATCCCCGCTCCAGTCAGGCCCATGGAGAAAGCGTTGACCGTTAGCAGCGTGGCATGAGGCGTGGTGCACAGTCGAGCCAGCAGGGGGAGCATGTGAGCAGAGAACAACCACACCTTTCTGGTCTTCATCAGGAAGGCACACAGCGTGCTGAGAATAATCTGACCTGGCAGGAAATAACAGTACAGCTTCACAACAGCGAAACCTTAACAAGTAAATACAACAGATGCTTCCTGCATTATTTTACAACTGATTACAGTTTTTGAGGAATTTAAGGAGAACTTTGATTTGTTAAATCTGTaacaaaaatgtttattatgtaCATAAATGATATCTACAGAGTATCGCAGATTTTAAAGTTTGTaatatttgcagatgacacaaatatACTGTGTTCAGGTGTGAAATTGCCACAGGTTTTGGAGATGATCACACAGGAATTAAAGACATTAAAGAAGTGgtttgatataaataaattatcattgAATCTAGATAAAACCAGATTTATGTTATTtggaaaccaaaagaaaaacatcaaagtAGAAATATGTGTTGACAATGTATATTTACAAAgagtaaatgaaataaaatttctTGATGTGATCATTGACCACAAGCTCTGTTGGAAGCCACACATTACTTGTGTTCGGGGGAAATTGGCATCCTGGGGAAAGCAAAGCATTTGTT
Above is a window of Oreochromis niloticus isolate F11D_XX linkage group LG19, O_niloticus_UMD_NMBU, whole genome shotgun sequence DNA encoding:
- the zmp:0000000662 gene encoding RING finger protein 145, whose protein sequence is MPRLEVLANVALRVPSILVLDLLYKCDIEGVTEHLKAKNEDMLFKYKYVIWNMYYIGHLINVVVLILPLRHIVTLYLHILTGLLLYMGHHISKDYVHEELQYGYQGAVYRDSLAFNRFVSAMTSQIILSTLCAFLMKTRKVWLFSAHMLPLLARLCTTPHATLLTVNAFSMGLTGAGITVFLLSNIFVPYRLARAAYSELLHLEVIELYRLLGVGISLWNQFAVPVLFSVFWFILFIVQLCSDIMSAGASIAHQGIMFFLLTSVSECCATPYSLLGLTFMVSYLALGLLNLCKFYLGGFAAVQNENVMHRGVTEGVTLLLLAIQTGLLDMQALQRTFLLSIILFIVVTSTLQSMIEITDPVILALGASRNRSLWKHFRGLSMCLLLLVFPVFMAYKISQFFHMDFWLLILVSSCMLTSLQVTGTMLIYSLFMVELFRSDPIESLDEVIYWVNAVSRVLEFVVALCVVAYGTWESLFGEWSWMGASVIIIHSYFNVWLRAQSGWRSFLLRQEAAKKINSLPRATAQQLQQHNDVCSICFQEMSSAVITYCGHFFHSNCLRKWLYVQETCPMCHQTVQPTPPGQSQASADSPAAPPQRDAGPDPAASEGDQKLDTATVQETQSNSVTPNDTEQREGRENFEDGENSETHQGPNYSPSGDCVECVHPVHSGDLSSSHTPQNKNPPNTPNQAEESGKDSILPSTLKTVKTEGQSASELAEVEDSIHFSPRCDGTAESWKSFNSPEANNTEKNQEGISSGKTLVDSPSSVQSCNKNSELCTDRAQSYKGSYTYSDSESLREVEPAPQSLELSPCRSTDTSD